From the Gemmatimonadales bacterium genome, one window contains:
- a CDS encoding geranylgeranylglyceryl/heptaprenylglyceryl phosphate synthase, which translates to MSTGQEWLMERAPGLCVLVDPERTPAAEAGTLAAGAEADGAVALLIGTSYDSTARTGDVAAAIKRASRLPLLLFPGSAAQLVPNVDAVLLLSLVSGRNPQYLIEEHVRAVPFFRRHDVPAISTAYLLMDGGRVTAVEAVSQTRPLPADKPELAAAHAMAGQLIGMAAVYLDAGSGAASPVAPAVIEAVRCAVSLPLLVGGGLRTPEQVCRARRAGADFVVVGSAIEDGGPGRIRELAAAAR; encoded by the coding sequence GTGAGCACCGGCCAGGAGTGGCTGATGGAGCGCGCCCCGGGGCTGTGCGTGCTGGTGGACCCCGAGCGCACGCCCGCCGCCGAGGCGGGAACGCTCGCGGCCGGCGCCGAGGCGGACGGGGCGGTGGCGCTCCTGATCGGGACCTCGTACGACAGCACCGCGCGCACCGGCGACGTGGCGGCGGCCATCAAGCGGGCCTCGCGGCTGCCGCTGCTGCTCTTCCCGGGCTCCGCGGCGCAGCTGGTGCCCAACGTGGACGCGGTGCTGCTCCTCTCGCTCGTCTCGGGGCGCAACCCGCAATACCTCATCGAGGAGCACGTGCGCGCGGTCCCCTTCTTCCGCCGGCACGACGTGCCGGCGATCTCGACCGCCTACCTCCTGATGGACGGCGGCCGCGTCACGGCGGTCGAGGCGGTGAGCCAGACGCGCCCGCTGCCCGCCGACAAGCCGGAGCTGGCCGCGGCGCACGCGATGGCGGGACAGCTGATCGGCATGGCGGCCGTGTACCTCGATGCCGGCAGCGGCGCCGCGTCGCCGGTGGCGCCGGCGGTCATCGAGGCGGTGCGCTGTGCCGTGTCGCTCCCGCTGCTGGTGGGCGGCGGGCTGCGCACCCCGGAGCAGGTCTGCCGGGCGCGCCGCGCCGGGGCGGATTTCGTGGTGGTCGGCAGCGCGATCGAGGACGGCGGGCCCGGCCGGATCCGGGAGCTGGCGGCCGCGGCCCGATGA